AGCCCATCAGCCGCAGCCCATCCCGCAGAACTCCCCACACCAGCGGCTGGAGGGGGGTGGCCTGGTCGATCCTGGCGGGCATGGCGGCTTCGGCACGGCCCAGGGCGTCGAGCAGGTCCCGGCGCAGCTGGGGCATCGGCTTGGCCAGATCGGCGTCCGTGAGGGCCGGCCCATCGACCGCCGCCAGCTGCCGCTGGAGGGAGAGGGCATCGGGCGCGGAGCGGATCAGGTCGGAGAAGCGGCTGAACTGCTCCTGGACCGTGCGCCGCTGCAGGGCCTGCAGGGCGGCACGGTCACCGAACTGCCGGACCGCGATGGAGCCCTGCAGGGGGATGAGCAGCAGATAGAGGCAGGTGACGAGCACCGCCCACCGGCGCAGGCGCTGGCGCAGCAGGTAGAGCTCCCGGCGATCCGCTTCCACATGGGCCGCCAGATGCACGAGGGTGAACGCCACGATCGGAAACCCAGAATTGGCGATCACCCGTTCGATGAACCGCTGCTGCCAGTCGAGCTGGAGCACCTGAAGCGGCAGGCTGTCGGGGATCACCGCCAGCACGAACAGTGCGACCAGGGCCAGGGCCGTGGCCAGGAGCATCGAAGCCAGGGACGACAGCGGGCCCGGGGGGCCCCCCTTCTCAGGCCTGGGATCCGTCGGGAGCACGGCGGCGGGCGACGGGAGCGGTGCTGCTCAGCCGTGAGCGCAGCCGCCGGCTCCAGCCGAAGGCGGCCATCGCGCCGAACAGGGGCAGGGGGCCGGGAACGCTCGCCGCCGCCGGCGGTTCGCCGGGGAGGGCCCGCACGACCAAGTGGCTGAGCAGAGCCTCCATGGTGCTGCTGCCCCGGCCACCACCGGTGCCGGTGATCGTGATGATCTGGTTGGCCCGGATGATGAACGGGTTGCTGAAGGCGTAGCTGGTGTCGACCTGCTTGTCGAAGAGGGTTTCGGTGGACACCACGGGACTGGTGGGTGCCCCCCAGGTGAGCAGGGGGTTACCCCGGCCGACCCGCAGGCTGCCGTAGCTGTAGCTGAGCAGCTCCACCTGCTGGTCGAAGAACAGTTCGATGGCGTTCTGATTCCTGGCGCCATTGCCGTTGCCGGGGTTGGCCCGTCCGCAGTTGGTGCGGCCGATGCCGCCGAGCCCAGCCCCACCGGCCTTGTAGAGGCAGAGCCCCTCGTCGGTAGCGCTCACGGGCTTGGCGTTGCCGTTGGGGAGCAGCGCGTTCTGGAACACCAGCTGGAGCGTCTGGCCGTTGGCTGTGGCGGTGAAGGCCTTGCTGGGCGAGGCCAGGGGCGCGGCGGGGCTGGCAGTGCTTCTGCCGAGGTCGAAGGTGAAGGTGGTGCCGATGGCCCGCGCCGGCGATCCGCCCAGGACCAGCTCCGCGGTGAGGAGGGGTCCCAGAAGCAGCTGGGCAGGGGGCAGGGGGGACATGGCGGCGCAGCTCGGCGCACGGATGTGTTGCGCAATCTAAAGAGTTCGCGCCGCCCCGCCACCCATCCGTTCCTCTTCAAGCGCCCACTCCTCCTCATTGGGATCCCTTAGGAGGCTGCGCCTCTCCACCGAGAGGACGGGCAGCTCCCGGAGGGGACTGGCAAAGGCCACACCGAAGGTGAGGGCGAAGTGGGCCTGGGAGATCCACCGAAGTCGGGCCCGCAGGCGCTGCACCCCGAAGTCGGGATGGGAATGCAGATCCAGCAGGATCCACTGCCCCATCCCCAGGGTCTGTTCCTCGTTGGCAATCAGGCCCATCCCGCCCTCGGCCACATCGACGATGTCGGCGAGGAACCAGCGCCCACAGGGATGGCCCTCACCGTTGAGGCGCCGGATGGCGATGGGGCGGCAGCGCTCGACGGGGTGCCGTCCGAAGGCGCGCTTCTCAGGCCAGGCCCCAAGCCGGTGTCTGTCCTCGGAGCGCGGTGGTGGTGGCCCCAAGGGATGCGAGCGGGGGGAACCGCTCTGGCCGGTCAACATGGTCGATGGCTCCCTTCTATCAATCCATAAATCGAGACGGATCCCCCGTCACCACTTCTTCACCGTTGCTTTGCCAAATGAAACGTTCCCCGCGATCTCCGGGCCCGCGTCCCGGGTGGCGGCGCCCCCGCTTTTCGTAGCAACGGCAACGGGTGGCCACCCCGGCGGCACTGCAGGATCCAACCGCGTGGATGGGTATGGAATGTTCAGTCAGTACAAACCGAACCAGGGGTACGACGAGTACTTCACCTCCACCGACCAGCCCCGGGCGACCCTGACGCCCCTGCTGTCGTCCCTGGGCCAGATGGGCCTCGACCAGCTGAACCGCAACCACGCCGCCGCCGGCATGCTGCTCAAGCGGCTCGGCGCCACCTTCCGGCTCAACGATTCCGACAGCAAGGGCGTCGAGCGGATCCTCCCCTTCGATCCCCTCCCCCGCCTGATCGGCGCCCGGGACTGGGAGCGGCTGGAGCGGGGCCTGTTCCAGCGGCTGGAGGCGATCGACCGCTTCCTGGCCGATGTCTATGGCGACCAGAAGATCCTCGCCGACGGGGTGGTGCCCAGGTCCGACGTCGAAAGCTCTCAGGGCTGGCGGCCCCAGATGCAGGGTTTCCAGCCGCCCCTCGGCCGCTGGTGCCACATCTCCGGCCTCGATCTGGTGCGCGACGGCGACGGCACCTGGCGGGTGCTGGAGGACAACCTGCGCTGTCCTTCCGGGGTGGCCTACTTCCTCGAGAACCGGCGCGTCATGAAGCGCATGTTCCCGAGCCTGTTCGCCGGTCGCACCGTGCAGCCCATCGA
This genomic stretch from Cyanobium gracile PCC 6307 harbors:
- a CDS encoding PilZ domain-containing protein, giving the protein MGPPPPRSEDRHRLGAWPEKRAFGRHPVERCRPIAIRRLNGEGHPCGRWFLADIVDVAEGGMGLIANEEQTLGMGQWILLDLHSHPDFGVQRLRARLRWISQAHFALTFGVAFASPLRELPVLSVERRSLLRDPNEEEWALEEERMGGGAARTL